Proteins encoded in a region of the Vicia villosa cultivar HV-30 ecotype Madison, WI linkage group LG5, Vvil1.0, whole genome shotgun sequence genome:
- the LOC131604355 gene encoding protein FAR1-RELATED SEQUENCE 6-like has product MVHPDNIVQDDGVLNPEIVNVNNDPVIDATPMINAVDVRQHFTNDRSFVSREQLIDWVRNEASKLGFGIVILRSDNGNSRRKAFVVLNCERGGSYVQSNRVLKHEDTGSRKCGCPFKLRATRRVDDLWRLTVICGMHNHALDVKLHGHPMACRLSREERNVISDLTIVKVAPRNILADLKRKKPDSVSNIKQVYNERHNLKVLNMGPRSEMQQLLKLLGDNNYVSSFRTSEDKVTVRDIFWTHPESIKLFNTFPTVLVMDSTYKTNKYRLPLLEIVGVTSTDKTYSVGFAFLECEKEENFTWALGICKSLLVDQEVMPNVVVTDRDNALMNVFVVFEKQQSFPSLSQDLTFGVLEVRLDLAFENCEVFG; this is encoded by the exons atggtgcatccggacaacattgtgcaagacgatggagtattaaatccggaaattgtcaacgttaataacgatccggttattgacgctactcctatgatcaatgcggtcgatgttaggcaacattttacaaatgatcggagcttcgttagtcgagaacaattgattgattgggttcgaaacgaagctagtaaacttggatttggaattgtcattttaaggtcggacaacggaaatagtaggcggaaagctttcgttgttttgaattgcgaacgtggTGGTAGTTATGTGCAATCAAACcgtgtgctaaaacacgaggacacgggatcgagaaagtgcgggtgtccgtttaagttgcgtgccactcggagggttgatgatttgtggcggttaaccgtaatttgtggaatgcataatcatgccttggatgtcaagttacacgggcatccaatggcgtgtcgtttgtcccgcgaagagaggaatgtgatatcggacctaacgatagtcaaagtggcgcctcgcaacatacttgccgatttgaagcgtaagaaaccggatagcgtttcaaatatcaagcaagtttacaatgaacggcacaatctcaaggttttgaatatgggccctcggtcggaaatgcaacaacttttgaaacttctaggcgataacaattacgtttcaagcttccgaacctccgaggacaaagttaccgtgcgtgatattttttggactcatcccgaaagtatcaaattgttcaacacatttccaaccgttctagtcatggattcgacgtacaagacaaacaagtataggcttcctcttctagagatcgtcggtgtgacctcgacggacaagacttattcggtggggtttgcttttttggagtgtgaaaaagaagaaaactttacgtgggccttgggaatttgcaagtctttgttagttgatcaagaggttatgccaaacgtcgttgtcaccgatcgggacaatgctttgatgaatgtg TTTGTTGTGTTTGAGAAGCAACAAAGTTTTCCATCATTATCTCAAGATTTGACTTTCGGGGTGCTTGAGGTGCGGCTTGATTTGGCTTTTGAAAACTGTGAGGTGTTTGGGTAG